A genomic segment from Necator americanus strain Aroian chromosome III, whole genome shotgun sequence encodes:
- a CDS encoding hypothetical protein (NECATOR_CHRIII.G12320.T1), with protein sequence MYSRRLSLNFNHNVNFTRAASSHHLLRMAAQHWSDEKVRSNALVESTTTIRTVHRWKAFFARLDRIFEDKLRLGRHTLEACAILDAVKKDPEVGIGGLAMRFACGQSIVLNPL encoded by the coding sequence ATGTATAGTCGGAGGCTTTCCCTTAACTTTAATCACAATGTCAATTTCACAAGAGCAGCTTCTAGCCATCATCTTCTACGAATGGCAGCACAGCACTGGAGCGACGAAAAAGTCCGCAGCAATGCATTAGTGGAGAGCACCACTACCATCAGGACGGTGCATCGATGGAAAGCTTTCTTCGCGAGACTAGACAGGATCTTCGAAGACAAGCTTCGGTTGGGACGTCACACTCTGGAAGCCTGTGCCATTCTCGACGCTGTCAAAAAGGATCCGGAGGTTGGCATCGGCGGTCTTGCGATGAGATTCGCGTGTGGCCAGTCAATAGTCCTAAACCCTCTTTAG
- a CDS encoding hypothetical protein (NECATOR_CHRIII.G12319.T1) has product MRDSLGILAKLGYVEKTCQEFSSPSRAAADVARWWRTLKKLPFLLNDMSRLVNIRANVTSCVPAMQEISGQPAKNVAAKALREELCNYSVPESITAEIYHREFSAVHFIFSLC; this is encoded by the coding sequence ATGAGGGATAGTCTTGGCATCTTAGCAAAGCTTGGGTACGTAGAAAAAACTTGCCAGGAATTCTCGAGTCCCTCAAGGGCAGCGGCAGACGTAGCACGTTGGTGGAGGACGTTGAAAAAACTTCCATTTCTCCTAAATGACATGTCTCGTCTGGTGAACATCCGTGCAAACGTCACATCCTGTGTTCCTGCCATGCAGGAAATTTCTGGACAACCTGCAAAAAATGTGGCTGCGAAAGCCCTTCGAGAAGAGTTGTGCAACTACTCGGTCCCCGAATCAATCACCGCCGAGATCTATCACAGAGAATTTTCTGcagttcattttattttctcgcTTTGCTAA
- a CDS encoding hypothetical protein (NECATOR_CHRIII.G12321.T1): MSLCEDEGYFHDYGSLVSKGSRGHNKRKPGKTFSDRRLFAKTIHDPENSLSNRARKRFLADRSDGFCPNVPYSMDKHDRWKRLTPASLLSNHPTWAPELRVIVRKAIQFPAFKEHHASAAGSLRVLDGDVITTIFTTKRRNSSEGRQDGSEKTVQARIHFDVIAAPRLRSKSRKFRRGIRTRTERKYTRPDYCEEIAEYLANAGVYPSHPECADIHPTSTRIPKPTLGDFLLSEQPTTSSKIEKENTSPPKICSFVKIIPTKPVHVIDISKATNTGHIFEVIHFSLKELEKFDFREEITRLLPNNCTLQWFGEDRVSIKTKPSVTLFFVVFMEKDHFEGKLRVRINTNTPYPPGFGRKDLLKLLLRRRRFSMLLYDLIEFILNTVESKNPSSQPSEEDSRCLQCKENFLPRVNSEMLAFSGTLLLEHQKLAFFESHYSSGDFEIVCKSEIIQFWEARDVCYRCNSPYNTDLFPTVDGSMCRQCVASYVIHQLRLNRFPLQIPLLPSSNNSSIDLLYAVLPASVISLIIQMSFTYFYTLEYPEAVFLECPKCTLPLVAPRGNEFNICTCPVCGCYWCSLCNWEPHWPMNCKEFREWSKKWEQQYLFEKFNLDNGERLLCITCDCGQTFYAPENSAHGTVCRGRRCGLRYDRVKLMRYPWEFYGPFFIRYRRRYHKRGKKEGAPAQVKYVAPKKLVRKQYSKVCTEARNRRFDNQGRKKFEKAINRVFSCKSSASDAINLGRTALFLVETCTAWLYLHRSEDHQHLKSLVLHLLENYSILQEEISLPASNVTARFDDLKIVIAKVLTLFSQSIKSSGALDQ; encoded by the exons ATGTCACTTTGTGAGGACGAGGGATATTTCCATGA CTATGGGAGCCTAGTCAGCAAAGGTTCACGAGGGCATAATAAACGCAAGCCGGGCAAAACTTTCTCTGACCGAAGACTTTTCGCGAAAACTATTCATGACCCTGAAAATTCTTTGAGCAAC AGAGCACGCAAACGTTTCCTCGCTGATCGATCAGATGGATTTTGTCCAAATGTGCCTTATTCCATGGATAAACATGACAGATGGAAGAGG CTTACTCCAGCATCACTTCTCAGTAATCACCCGACGTGGGCTCCTGAACTTCGCGTGATTGTACGAAAAGCCATTCAGTTTCCAGCTTTTA aagagCACCACGCTTCCGCCGCTGGGAGCCTACGCGTACTCGATGGTGATGTAATCACGACGATTTTCACTACAAAAAGAAGGAACTCG AGTGAAGGACGGCAAGATGGAAGTGAAAAGACCGTGCAAGCAAGAATTCACTTCGATGTCATAGCTGCTCCACGTCTGCGTTCCAAATCTAGAAAATTCAGGAGAG gcATTAGGACGAGAACTGAACGGAAATACACGAGACCTGATTATTGCGAGGAAATTGCTGAATATTTAGCGAACGCTGGTGTATATCCGTCACATCCTGAATGTGCCGATATCCATCCGACTTCCAC AAGAATTCCCAAACCAACGCTCGGAGATTTTTTGCTCTCTGAGCAGCCAACAACGTCATCAAagatagaaaaagagaatactAGCCCTCCTAAAATATGCTCTTTTGTTAAG ATTATTCCAACAAAGCCTGTTCATGTCATCGACATTTCCAAGGCTACTAATACTGGTCATATTTTCGAAGTTATCCATTTCTCCCTTAAGGAATTGGAAAAGTTCGATTTTCGGGAGGAG ATTACGCGTCTACTACCTAACAATTGCACTTTGCAATGGTTTGGCGAGGATCGTGTGTCAATAAAAACTAAGCCTTCGGTTACATTATTCTTTGTTGTATTTATGGAGAAAGACCATTTTGAAGGGAAACTCAG GGTCCGCATCAACACGAACACCCCATACCCGCCTGGTTTCGGCAGAAAGGACCTTTTAAAATTACtgttgagaagaagaagattttcaaTGTTGTTATATGATCTGATTGAATTTATACTAAACACAGTAGAAAG CAAGAACCCGAGCAGCCAACCGTCTGAAGAAGATAGTCGATGTTTGCaatgtaaagaaaattttttgccACGTGTTAACAGTGAAATGTTGGCATTTTCG GGAACCCTGCTTTTGGAGCATCAAAAACTTGCATTTTTCGAATCACATTACAGTTCAGGCGATTTCGAGATTGTTTGCAAATCTGAG ATTATACAATTTTGGGAAGCCCGTGATGTCTGCTACCGATGCAACTCTCCATACAATACCGATCTCTTCCCGACTGTAGATGGTTCGATGTGTAGGCAGTGTGTAGCATCCTATGTGATACATCAGCTCCGTCTCAACCGTTTTCCCTTACAAATCCCG CTTCTGCCTAGCAGTAACAATTCCTCCATTGATCTCCTCTATGCAGTTTTGCCTGCTTCCGTTATTTCATTGATAATACAG ATGTCCTTCACTTACTTCTACACGCTTGAGTACCCTGAAGCGGTATTTTTAGAATGTCCTAAATGCACCCTACCATTGGTGGCTCCTAGAGGAAATG AATTCAATATTTGTACATGCCCGGTATGTGGATGCTATTGGTGTTCCCTTTGCAACTGGGAACCACATTGGCCGATGAACTGCAAAGAATTTAGGGAGTGGAGCAAAAAATGGGAACAACAAT ACTTATTTGAAAAGTTCAACCTCGACAATGGAGAACGTCTTCTATGCATAACGTGCGATTGCGGGCAAACTTTCTAT GCTCCTGAAAACTCGGCTCACGGGACTGTGTGCAGAGGTCGGAGATGTGGATTACGCTACGATAGAGTTAAGTTGATGCGATACCCATGGGAATTCTATGGTCCTTTCTTCATTAGGTACCGAAGGAGGTATCACAAACGAGGGAAGAAAGAG GGAGCTCCTGCACAAGTGAAATATGTGGCGCCGAAAAAACTCGTAAGGAAGCAATATTCGAAG GTATGCACGGAAGCAAGGAACCGAAGGTTCGATAATCAGggcagaaaaaagtttgagaaaGCAATTAACAGAGTGTTTTCTTGCAAGTCGAGTGCTTCCGATGCGATTAACTTGGGGAGAACA GCTCTTTTTCTAGTAGAAACTTGCACAGCATGGCTATACCTTCACCGATCTGAAGACCATCAACATCTGAAATCATTAGTTCTGCATCTCCTTGAAAATTACTCAATCCTGCAGGAAGAAATTTCACTTCCAGC ATCAAACGTCACTGCAAGGTTCGATGATTTGAAGATAGTGATCGCTAAGGTGCTCACCTTGTTTTCTCAAAGTATCAAGAGTTCAGGTGCACTTGATCAATAA
- a CDS encoding hypothetical protein (NECATOR_CHRIII.G12318.T1) yields MADDCIVDVVDRMLLFSGDLAQILVPPVNQRPSLSDVPVDYRQHERQRCHVLCVAWTGVAANLQPNAKTFTSAFKLNIVDRNRTSLMKRQQKETRQLMPTEIIIWNEISTTPKCALVAVDGLLCDTVQNDRPFGSKLYIIGGDFRQVFPIVEYGQRDDFVDSFVTKSVLRPVLKIHRVQVNIRAREAGLEWANFLLDKSNGNINDGEGRVQILEELRRQGSVVTEVFGEFISAGDTNLYEQAILAPTTISVRQPNNEALKRLCTCGPQDVRIYKRTVDEALESRRKLR; encoded by the exons ATGGCTGACGATTGCATCGTCGATGTCGTCGATCGGATGTTGTTGTTTAGCGGAGATTTAGCGCAAATTCTTGTGCCACCTGTGAATCAAAGACCTTCACTTTCCGATGTTCCAGTTGACTATCGTCAGCATGAAA GACAGCGATGTCACGTGTTGTGTGTTGCTTGGACAGGAGTCGCAGCTAATCTTCAGCCAAATGCAAAAACGTTCACTTCAGCGTTCAAACTCAACATTGTTGACCGAAATCGCACATCTCTGATGAAacgacaacaaaaagaaacacgaCAACTTATGCCCACTGAAATTATCATCTGGAATGAGATTTCTACGACCCCGAAGTGCGCTCTTGTAGCTGTCGATGGTTTGCTGTGTGATACCGTGCAGAACGATAGGCCATTCGGCAGTAAGTTATACATCATAGGGGGCGATTTCCGACAAGTGTTCCCCATAGTAGAGTACGGGCAGCGAGATGACTTTGTGGATTCATTCGTGACAAAATCTGTTCTGCGGCCAGTTCTCAAGATTCACCGGGTTCAAGTTAATATACGAGCTCGAGAAGCTGGACTTGAATGGGCCAATTTCCTCCTGGACAAAAGCAATGGCAACATTAACGATGGCGAAGGACGCGTTCAAATTTTGGAGGAATTACGGCGTCAAGGAAGTGTCGTTACGGAGGTTTTCGGCGAGTTTATTAGTGCAGGTGATACGAATCTTTATGAACAGGCTATTTTGGCCCCTACAACCATCAGTGTCAGGCAGCCGAATAATGAAGCCCTGAAACGGCTATGCACATGCGGTCCACAAGATGTGCGCATTTACAAACGAACAGTCGATGAAGCACTCGAATCACGAAGGAAGCTCAGATGA